A region from the Azospirillum thiophilum genome encodes:
- the fdhD gene encoding formate dehydrogenase accessory sulfurtransferase FdhD, which produces MDHATAFTAPATAALSLAHPLSHRGVRLVPATVCAGSGIDRRVEAIVDEMPVGLVYAGDLFAVMLATPTDLEDFAIGFSLSEGIAGTPDELAITGVDELTDGVRIRMELPVERLAALLRRKRNLMGGSGCGRCGTDSFAETLRPLDPVRSTASIAPEAIRRAMAALPAGQSLNRQTGAVHAAGFARPDGDLVAVREDVGRHNALDKLIGALARAGIDPADGFVVVSSRCSFEMVHKTAAAGIPLIAAISAPTSLCVGFAATVGVGVVAFVREGRFTVYAVPSRVATPA; this is translated from the coding sequence ATGGATCACGCAACCGCCTTTACGGCCCCGGCAACCGCGGCGCTTTCCCTGGCGCATCCGCTTTCGCATCGCGGTGTCCGGCTGGTGCCGGCAACCGTCTGCGCCGGATCGGGCATCGACCGCCGGGTGGAGGCCATCGTCGACGAGATGCCGGTCGGGCTGGTCTATGCCGGCGATCTCTTCGCCGTCATGCTGGCGACGCCCACCGACCTGGAGGATTTCGCCATCGGCTTTTCCCTCAGCGAGGGGATCGCCGGCACTCCCGACGAGCTCGCCATCACCGGCGTCGACGAGTTGACGGATGGTGTCCGCATCCGCATGGAACTGCCGGTGGAGCGGCTCGCCGCCCTGCTGCGCCGCAAGCGCAACCTGATGGGTGGATCGGGCTGCGGACGCTGCGGCACCGACAGCTTCGCGGAAACCCTTCGGCCGCTCGATCCCGTCCGCTCGACCGCAAGCATCGCGCCGGAGGCGATCCGCCGTGCCATGGCGGCACTGCCGGCAGGCCAGAGCCTGAACCGGCAGACCGGCGCCGTCCACGCCGCCGGTTTCGCCCGGCCCGACGGGGATCTGGTCGCCGTCCGCGAGGATGTCGGCCGCCACAACGCGCTCGACAAGCTGATCGGCGCGCTCGCCCGCGCCGGCATCGACCCGGCCGACGGCTTCGTCGTGGTGTCGAGCCGCTGTTCCTTCGAGATGGTCCACAAGACGGCCGCCGCCGGCATCCCGCTGATCGCCGCCATCTCCGCCCCGACCTCGCTGTGCGTCGGATTCGCCGCGACGGTGGGGGTGGGGGTCGTCGCCTTCGTGCGCGAGGGCCGCTTCACTGTCTATGCCGTGCCGTCGCGCGTCGCGACGCCGGCTTGA
- a CDS encoding hydrogenase 4 subunit D yields the protein MITLPTEPLGVLALATILVPMAGAGLIAASERASAKWLCQGFAAATVALVGILAASLLGGGKIGGTYELISLGSVSILGLVVDSVSVLIALAVIAIGLLVAIYSAAYLNAGNREHPDIGRRRYYAFLLVFIGAMTGLVFSSTVIGQLAFFELTGACSWALIGYYESPKALRSAAKALLVTHVASLGLYVAAALLFLSTGTFALTAIADLAPGMKAAVLLAILVAAWGKSAQLPFHMWLPDAMEAPTPVSAYLHAASMVKVGVYIFARGLMSAGGAPEIVGWVGSIMAVLTLVYGFFMYLPQVDLKRLLAYSTITQLAYILLALSLSVFGSDLAFKGAIAHIFNHAFAKTLFFLVAGALSYTAGTRLLPSLRGIVTKSPLLGIAFVCAALAITGVPPFNGFFSKFAIFAGGFEVGAHHWALMVLVVIALAESVGSFAWFLKWLGHSVPGKPSATMAAAAPLPAGMKFVLVALVAMTVVSSSIAASWLG from the coding sequence ATGATCACACTCCCCACGGAACCACTCGGCGTCCTGGCGCTGGCGACCATCCTGGTCCCCATGGCCGGCGCCGGGCTGATCGCGGCGTCGGAGCGGGCATCGGCGAAATGGCTGTGCCAGGGCTTCGCGGCGGCGACCGTCGCGCTGGTCGGCATCCTTGCCGCGTCGCTGCTCGGCGGCGGCAAGATCGGCGGCACCTACGAGCTGATCTCGCTGGGATCGGTCTCGATCCTCGGCCTCGTGGTCGACAGCGTCAGCGTGCTGATCGCGCTGGCGGTGATCGCCATCGGCCTCCTGGTCGCGATCTATTCCGCCGCATACCTGAATGCCGGAAACCGCGAGCATCCCGATATCGGCCGGCGGCGCTACTACGCCTTCCTGCTGGTGTTCATCGGCGCGATGACCGGGCTGGTGTTCAGCTCCACTGTCATCGGCCAGCTCGCCTTCTTCGAGCTGACGGGCGCCTGCTCCTGGGCTCTGATCGGCTATTACGAATCGCCCAAGGCGCTGCGCTCGGCGGCCAAGGCGCTGCTGGTCACCCATGTCGCCTCGCTCGGCCTCTATGTCGCGGCGGCGCTGCTGTTCCTGTCGACCGGCACCTTCGCGCTGACCGCCATCGCCGATCTGGCGCCGGGGATGAAGGCGGCGGTGCTGCTGGCGATCCTGGTCGCCGCCTGGGGCAAGTCGGCGCAGCTGCCCTTCCACATGTGGCTGCCCGACGCCATGGAGGCCCCGACCCCGGTCAGCGCTTACCTGCACGCGGCATCCATGGTCAAGGTCGGCGTTTACATCTTCGCCCGCGGGCTGATGTCGGCCGGCGGCGCGCCGGAGATCGTCGGCTGGGTCGGCTCGATCATGGCGGTGCTGACGCTGGTCTACGGCTTCTTCATGTATCTGCCGCAGGTCGACCTGAAGCGGCTGCTGGCCTATTCGACGATCACGCAGCTGGCCTACATCCTGCTGGCGCTGTCGCTGTCGGTCTTCGGCTCCGACCTCGCCTTCAAGGGGGCCATCGCCCACATCTTCAACCATGCCTTCGCCAAGACGCTGTTCTTCCTGGTCGCCGGTGCACTGAGCTACACCGCCGGCACCCGCCTGCTGCCGTCGCTGCGCGGCATCGTCACCAAGTCGCCGCTGCTCGGCATCGCCTTCGTCTGCGCCGCACTGGCGATCACCGGCGTACCGCCCTTCAACGGCTTCTTCAGCAAATTCGCCATCTTCGCCGGCGGTTTCGAGGTCGGCGCGCACCATTGGGCGCTGATGGTTCTGGTGGTGATCGCGCTGGCGGAATCGGTCGGCTCCTTCGCCTGGTTCCTGAAATGGCTCGGCCATTCGGTGCCCGGCAAGCCGTCGGCCACGATGGCCGCGGCGGCGCCGCTGCCGGCCGGCATGAAGTTCGTGCTGGTGGCGCTGGTGGCGATGACCGTCGTCTCCAGCTCCATCGCCGCCTCGTGGCTCGGCTGA
- a CDS encoding NADH-quinone oxidoreductase subunit C, which translates to MNLITPERVGIGYIASLRDSLPHAILDESWQTGAQVTITVKPSSLPDVVASLYYGHGGWLSVIVGNDERPLNGAYAVYYVLSMEAGARCHVVVRCEVPADTLEYPSVTPRVPACVWGEREVRDMFGLRPVGLPDERRLVLPDDWPDELYPLRKDSMDYRLRPAPTADDETYQFINEAKQETRVVPLGPLHITSDEPGHFRLFVDGEDIIDADYRMFYVHRGMEKVAETRMGYNEVTFLADRVCGICGYAHSVAYASSVENALGITVPPRAQAIRSILLETERMHSHLLNLGLVCHFIGFDTGFMQFFRVREKAMTLAELLTGARKTYALNLIGGVRRDILGDQQARTRELVAELRDDVTRLVEVLLSTANVSGRVKGVGRLDPQIARDYSPVGPVVRGSGHRRDTRADHAFAGYKLLDMPVHIEQGCDVLSRTLVRVAEFFDSLWIIEQLLDKAPGGPVLTEDFTYVPHKFALGFTEAPRGEDIHWSMTGDNQKLYRWRCRASTYNNWPVLRYMLRGNTVSDAPLIVGSIDPCYSCTDRVTVVDVRKKRSKTIAYKEMERYCRERTDSPLK; encoded by the coding sequence ATGAACCTCATCACTCCGGAACGGGTCGGGATCGGCTACATCGCCTCCCTGCGCGACAGCCTGCCCCATGCGATCCTCGACGAATCCTGGCAGACCGGGGCCCAGGTGACCATCACGGTCAAGCCCTCCTCGCTGCCCGACGTGGTCGCCAGCCTCTATTACGGTCACGGCGGCTGGCTGTCGGTGATCGTCGGCAACGACGAACGGCCGCTGAACGGCGCCTACGCCGTCTATTATGTGCTGTCGATGGAGGCCGGCGCCCGCTGCCATGTCGTGGTGCGCTGCGAGGTGCCGGCCGACACGCTGGAATACCCGTCGGTGACGCCGCGGGTTCCCGCCTGCGTGTGGGGCGAGCGCGAGGTGCGCGACATGTTCGGCCTGCGCCCCGTCGGCCTGCCCGACGAGCGCCGTCTCGTCCTGCCCGACGACTGGCCCGACGAGCTGTATCCGCTGCGCAAGGATTCGATGGACTACCGGCTGCGGCCGGCACCGACCGCCGACGACGAGACCTACCAGTTCATCAACGAGGCCAAGCAGGAGACCCGCGTCGTCCCGCTGGGGCCGCTGCACATCACCTCCGACGAGCCCGGCCATTTCCGGCTGTTCGTCGACGGCGAGGACATCATCGACGCCGATTACCGCATGTTCTACGTCCACCGCGGCATGGAGAAGGTGGCCGAGACGCGGATGGGCTACAACGAGGTCACCTTCCTGGCCGACCGCGTCTGCGGCATCTGCGGCTACGCCCACAGCGTCGCCTATGCCAGTTCGGTGGAGAACGCGCTGGGCATCACGGTGCCGCCGCGGGCGCAGGCCATCCGGTCCATCCTGCTGGAGACCGAGCGGATGCACAGCCACCTGCTGAACCTCGGGCTGGTCTGCCATTTCATCGGCTTCGACACCGGCTTCATGCAGTTCTTCCGCGTGCGCGAGAAGGCGATGACGCTGGCCGAACTGCTGACCGGCGCGCGCAAGACCTACGCGCTGAACCTGATCGGCGGCGTGCGCCGCGACATCCTGGGCGACCAGCAGGCGAGGACCCGCGAACTGGTCGCCGAACTGCGCGACGACGTGACCCGGCTGGTCGAGGTGCTGCTGTCCACCGCCAACGTCAGCGGCCGGGTCAAGGGCGTCGGCCGGCTCGACCCGCAGATCGCCCGCGACTACAGCCCGGTCGGGCCGGTGGTGCGCGGCAGCGGCCACCGCCGCGACACCCGCGCCGACCATGCCTTCGCCGGCTACAAGCTGCTCGACATGCCGGTCCATATCGAGCAGGGCTGCGACGTTCTGTCCCGCACGCTGGTCCGCGTGGCCGAGTTCTTCGACAGCCTGTGGATCATCGAGCAGCTGCTGGACAAGGCACCCGGCGGCCCTGTGCTGACCGAGGATTTCACCTATGTCCCGCACAAGTTCGCGCTGGGCTTCACCGAGGCACCGCGCGGCGAGGACATCCACTGGTCGATGACCGGCGACAACCAGAAGCTCTACCGCTGGCGCTGCCGCGCCTCGACCTACAACAACTGGCCGGTGCTGCGCTACATGCTGCGCGGCAACACGGTGTCCGATGCCCCGCTGATCGTCGGCAGCATCGACCCCTGCTATTCCTGCACCGACCGCGTGACCGTGGTCGACGTTCGCAAGAAGCGCTCGAAGACCATCGCCTACAAGGAGATGGAGCGCTACTGCCGCGAACGCACGGATTCACCGCTGAAGTGA
- a CDS encoding formate hydrogenlyase complex iron-sulfur subunit, with translation MLKLLKEIFRTGEATVKYPFAPLEVCKDFRGKPEHRAEACIACAACTVACPPNAIRMETDTAAGTRTWSINYGRCIFCGRCEESCPTGAIRLTPDFELAVGSKADLTRKAVFTLEECACCGKPFAPAKEVDYVARLLGQSARSTEEADRLRLTVSTCPDCKRKQDVHQIALMGIDRQMDRELETTP, from the coding sequence ATGCTCAAGCTACTCAAGGAAATCTTCCGCACCGGCGAGGCGACGGTCAAGTACCCCTTCGCCCCGCTGGAGGTCTGCAAGGACTTCCGCGGCAAGCCGGAACACCGGGCGGAGGCGTGCATCGCCTGTGCCGCCTGCACCGTCGCCTGCCCGCCGAACGCCATCCGGATGGAGACGGACACGGCGGCCGGCACCCGGACATGGTCGATCAATTACGGCCGCTGCATCTTCTGCGGCCGCTGCGAGGAATCCTGCCCGACCGGCGCCATCCGCCTGACCCCAGACTTCGAGCTGGCGGTGGGCAGCAAGGCCGACCTGACGCGTAAGGCCGTGTTCACGCTGGAGGAATGCGCCTGCTGCGGCAAGCCCTTCGCCCCGGCCAAGGAGGTCGATTATGTCGCCCGGCTGCTGGGCCAGTCGGCCCGCAGCACCGAGGAGGCGGACCGGCTGCGGCTGACCGTCTCCACCTGCCCCGACTGCAAGCGCAAACAGGATGTCCACCAGATCGCCCTGATGGGGATCGATCGCCAGATGGACCGCGAGCTGGAGACCACGCCATGA
- the hypA gene encoding hydrogenase maturation nickel metallochaperone HypA, which yields MHELSLCERLLDLLQEESRRHAFHRVTRIRLAVGRFACVDPDALRFAFDVVRRDTLAEGAAVDIDQPPGLVWCEDCAREREVPTRIAPCPACGSLRLTPRGGDDLTLVELEVA from the coding sequence ATGCATGAGCTTTCACTGTGCGAACGGCTGCTGGACTTGCTGCAGGAGGAGTCGCGCCGCCACGCCTTCCATCGGGTCACGCGGATCCGGTTGGCGGTGGGACGGTTCGCCTGTGTCGATCCGGACGCCCTGCGTTTCGCCTTCGACGTGGTCCGGCGCGATACGCTGGCCGAGGGCGCGGCGGTCGACATCGATCAGCCGCCCGGCCTGGTCTGGTGCGAGGATTGCGCGCGGGAGAGGGAGGTGCCGACACGCATCGCCCCCTGCCCCGCCTGCGGCAGCCTACGCCTGACCCCGCGCGGTGGCGACGATCTGACGCTGGTCGAACTCGAAGTGGCGTGA
- a CDS encoding hydrogenase 4 subunit F has protein sequence MVPSIVPSILPPLLLLGPLAVALFLLTLPWFRDSLPETMASDQGSLKLLERIHLGSIGYVFLLSMAALVRVMAGSTLGAFGDWLFVDALGAVFMMLIGVVGLLTGLYSISYIRHDLEAGLIDAGKVRIYYGFFSLFLFTMLLAVTANNIIMMWAAIEATTLGSAFLVGLYGQKSSLEAAWKYVVICTVGVAFGLYGTVLVFSNAADVLADPHQAVLWTALVGHAAELDPMLVKLAFVFALIGFGTKAGIFPMHAWLPDAHSEAPSPVSGLLSGVLLKCALLIVIRFYVITVGTVGIEFPQMLLLGLGVLSVGVSSLLFFVQQDLKRKLAYSSIENVGLIVVALGIGGPLGIAAALLHSINHSVTKALFFCSAGNVLMKYGTRDLRAVKGVLRVAPATGLLMMGCALALAGFPPFNIFVSEFMVFMAGLNEGYVWLMMLCALFLCITIAGLVKIVADSVLGKSPETMAKGDVGWRALAPLAVLAVLVLSLGFAVPQPLSNLVQQATAVVLNGDSRPVVAAPWQTINTAHKAGTALAGGLAQTEISK, from the coding sequence ATGGTACCCTCAATCGTACCGTCCATACTTCCCCCCCTGCTGCTGCTCGGTCCGCTCGCCGTCGCGCTGTTCCTGCTGACGCTGCCCTGGTTCCGCGACTCGCTGCCCGAGACCATGGCGTCCGACCAAGGCAGCCTGAAGCTGCTGGAACGCATCCATCTTGGTTCGATCGGCTACGTCTTCCTGCTGAGCATGGCGGCGCTGGTGCGGGTGATGGCGGGCAGCACGCTGGGCGCCTTCGGCGATTGGCTGTTCGTCGACGCGCTGGGCGCCGTCTTCATGATGCTGATCGGCGTGGTCGGGCTGCTGACCGGGCTCTATTCGATCAGCTACATCCGCCACGACCTGGAAGCCGGACTGATCGACGCCGGCAAGGTGCGGATCTATTACGGCTTCTTCAGCCTGTTCCTGTTCACCATGCTGCTGGCCGTCACCGCCAACAACATCATCATGATGTGGGCGGCGATCGAGGCGACGACGCTGGGCTCCGCCTTCCTGGTCGGGCTGTACGGGCAGAAATCCTCGCTGGAGGCGGCCTGGAAATATGTCGTCATCTGCACGGTCGGCGTCGCCTTCGGGCTCTACGGCACGGTGCTGGTGTTCTCCAATGCCGCCGACGTGCTGGCCGACCCGCACCAGGCGGTGCTGTGGACGGCGCTGGTCGGCCATGCCGCCGAGCTGGACCCGATGCTGGTCAAGCTGGCCTTCGTCTTCGCGCTGATCGGCTTCGGCACCAAGGCCGGCATCTTCCCGATGCATGCCTGGCTGCCCGACGCCCATTCCGAGGCGCCGAGCCCGGTGTCCGGGCTGCTGTCGGGCGTGCTGCTGAAATGCGCGCTGCTGATCGTCATCCGCTTCTACGTCATCACCGTCGGCACGGTGGGGATCGAGTTCCCGCAGATGCTGCTGCTGGGGCTGGGCGTGCTGTCGGTCGGCGTATCGTCGCTGCTGTTCTTCGTGCAGCAGGATCTGAAGCGCAAGCTGGCCTATTCGAGCATCGAGAATGTCGGGCTGATCGTCGTGGCGCTCGGCATCGGCGGGCCGCTCGGCATCGCGGCGGCGCTGCTGCACTCCATCAACCACAGCGTCACCAAGGCGCTGTTCTTCTGCAGCGCCGGCAACGTGCTGATGAAGTACGGCACCCGCGACCTGCGGGCGGTCAAGGGCGTGCTGCGGGTGGCGCCGGCGACCGGCCTGCTGATGATGGGCTGCGCCCTGGCGCTGGCCGGCTTCCCGCCCTTCAACATCTTCGTCAGCGAGTTCATGGTGTTCATGGCCGGACTGAACGAGGGCTATGTCTGGCTGATGATGCTGTGCGCCCTGTTCCTGTGCATCACCATCGCCGGGCTGGTGAAGATCGTCGCCGACAGCGTGCTGGGCAAGAGCCCGGAGACGATGGCCAAGGGCGATGTCGGCTGGCGGGCGCTGGCGCCGCTGGCGGTGCTGGCCGTCCTAGTGCTGAGCCTGGGCTTCGCCGTGCCGCAGCCGCTGTCCAACCTCGTCCAGCAGGCGACCGCCGTGGTCCTGAACGGCGACAGCCGGCCGGTGGTGGCGGCTCCCTGGCAAACCATAAACACCGCCCATAAGGCCGGCACCGCCCTGGCCGGCGGCCTCGCGCAGACGGAGATTTCGAAATGA
- the hycI gene encoding hydrogenase maturation peptidase HycI, which produces MTDVVFTVGNVLRGDDGAGPLLAQLLDELPAPGWTVVDGEDVPENHTHYIRTLAPQRLLIVDAADMELAPGEVRLIEQDSVAEQFMVTTHAIPLNFLIDSLRETVPEILFLGIQPQDTSFFAPVTSTVRLSVEAVHDRLVRGEGFDAYETVG; this is translated from the coding sequence ATGACCGATGTCGTATTCACGGTTGGGAACGTGCTGCGCGGCGACGACGGCGCCGGCCCGCTGCTGGCCCAGCTGCTCGACGAACTGCCGGCACCCGGCTGGACGGTGGTAGACGGCGAGGATGTTCCGGAGAACCACACCCATTACATCCGGACGCTGGCGCCGCAGCGGCTGCTGATCGTCGACGCCGCCGACATGGAACTGGCGCCGGGCGAGGTCCGCCTGATCGAGCAGGACAGCGTCGCCGAGCAGTTCATGGTGACCACCCACGCCATCCCGCTGAACTTCCTGATCGACAGCCTGAGGGAAACCGTGCCGGAAATCCTGTTCCTCGGCATCCAGCCGCAGGACACCAGCTTCTTCGCGCCGGTCACCAGCACGGTCCGCCTGTCGGTGGAGGCCGTCCACGACCGGCTGGTCCGCGGCGAGGGCTTCGACGCTTACGAGACGGTGGGCTGA
- the hyfE gene encoding hydrogenase 4 membrane subunit, with protein MNGFLIVNGLSGLLIVSSLLVTLAAKPANSARFYALQSFILVMLFVALAGATGSGELYLWSFTALLTKVILVPAIMYRTFRKLDDPAIGSGAVMPTALSIVAAAAVVILCFGVVSRVTLPAADAIKPALAVSLALFFVGLGCIVAQRNILKQVFGYCLMENGSHLTLALLAPNAPELVEIGIATDAIFAVVVMAVLGSRIFDTLHTLDARQLTTLKG; from the coding sequence ATGAACGGATTTCTCATCGTCAACGGCCTGTCCGGCCTGCTGATCGTCAGCTCCCTGCTGGTCACGCTGGCCGCCAAGCCGGCCAACTCGGCCCGCTTCTACGCGCTGCAGAGCTTCATCCTGGTGATGCTGTTCGTGGCGCTGGCCGGCGCCACCGGATCGGGCGAGCTGTATCTCTGGTCCTTCACCGCCTTGCTGACCAAGGTGATCCTGGTTCCGGCCATCATGTACCGCACCTTCCGCAAGCTGGACGATCCGGCCATCGGCTCGGGCGCGGTGATGCCGACGGCACTGTCCATCGTCGCCGCCGCCGCCGTGGTCATCCTGTGCTTCGGCGTGGTGTCGCGGGTGACGCTGCCGGCGGCCGACGCGATCAAGCCGGCGCTGGCCGTCTCGCTCGCCCTGTTCTTCGTCGGGCTGGGCTGCATCGTCGCCCAGCGCAACATCCTGAAGCAGGTGTTCGGCTACTGCCTGATGGAGAACGGGTCGCACCTGACCCTTGCCCTGCTGGCCCCCAACGCGCCCGAGCTGGTCGAGATCGGCATCGCCACCGACGCGATCTTCGCGGTGGTGGTGATGGCGGTGCTGGGGTCGCGGATCTTCGACACGCTGCACACGCTCGACGCGCGCCAGCTCACGACCTTGAAGGGATGA
- a CDS encoding formate/nitrite transporter family protein: MADPASKDTPVLGMDAYSPAEIQDKVEKLGVKKATMPFLPSFMLAVVAGGGIGLGGMFFVIVLADPALSFAVQRVLGGLVFSLGLAIVMVGGAELFTGNCLIVMARANGQISTAQVLRNWATIWIGNAVGALGLVILIVMSHHTEMNNGGVGAAVLKLAIGKIAPDAVTIFFKGILCNLLVCLAVWLAYAGRTVTDKIVALTLPVAAFVAAGFEHCIANLYFLPLAYVLKETGHVPTGLDVSMITAGGILHNLLFATLGNIVGGSVFVGGIYWLIYRKGLGGLTPLPSRKAMPAMGQPAANH, encoded by the coding sequence ATGGCGGATCCTGCATCGAAAGACACACCGGTACTCGGCATGGACGCCTATTCGCCGGCCGAGATCCAGGACAAGGTCGAAAAGCTGGGGGTGAAGAAGGCGACGATGCCCTTCCTGCCCAGCTTCATGCTGGCTGTGGTCGCCGGCGGCGGCATCGGGCTGGGCGGCATGTTCTTCGTCATCGTGCTGGCCGACCCGGCGCTCAGCTTCGCGGTGCAGCGGGTGCTGGGCGGGCTGGTCTTCTCGCTCGGCCTCGCCATCGTCATGGTCGGCGGGGCGGAGCTGTTCACCGGCAACTGCCTGATCGTGATGGCACGGGCCAACGGCCAGATCTCGACGGCGCAGGTGCTGCGCAACTGGGCGACGATCTGGATCGGCAACGCGGTCGGCGCACTCGGCCTCGTCATCCTGATCGTCATGTCGCACCATACCGAGATGAACAACGGCGGCGTCGGCGCCGCGGTGCTGAAGCTCGCCATCGGCAAGATCGCACCGGACGCGGTGACCATCTTCTTCAAGGGCATCCTGTGCAACCTGCTGGTCTGCCTGGCGGTGTGGCTGGCCTATGCCGGCCGCACGGTGACCGACAAGATCGTGGCGCTGACCCTGCCGGTCGCGGCCTTCGTCGCCGCCGGCTTCGAGCACTGCATCGCCAACCTCTATTTCCTGCCGCTGGCCTATGTGCTGAAAGAGACGGGGCATGTGCCGACCGGGCTGGACGTGTCGATGATCACGGCGGGCGGCATCCTGCACAATCTGCTGTTCGCCACGCTGGGCAACATCGTCGGCGGCTCGGTGTTCGTCGGCGGCATCTATTGGCTGATCTACCGCAAGGGGCTGGGCGGCCTGACCCCGCTTCCGTCGCGCAAGGCGATGCCGGCGATGGGACAGCCGGCGGCCAATCATTGA
- a CDS encoding NADH-quinone oxidoreductase subunit B family protein, with amino-acid sequence MNLPVNPGSLTAELPQVSISEQIATMKTALLKNIQRSAYVYRVDCGGCNGCEIEIFSSITPVFDAERFGIKVVASPRHADILLFTGAVTRAMRMPALRAFEAAPDPKIVVSYGACGCTGGIFHDLYCVWGGTDEIVPVDVYIPGCPPTPAATIHGFAVALGLLDQKLKAETHVEAAGETAALPHPDIPYALRVRLEREARRMAGYRQGRDIVEEFLALLEGQAHMPGSFTLSERLLSAIAGERDPRRAEIVGRLADIVQQAVHGRPIGGDAA; translated from the coding sequence ATGAACCTCCCGGTGAACCCCGGCAGCCTGACGGCCGAATTGCCGCAGGTTTCCATCTCCGAGCAGATCGCCACGATGAAGACGGCGCTGCTGAAGAACATCCAGCGCTCGGCCTACGTCTACCGGGTGGATTGCGGCGGCTGCAACGGCTGCGAGATCGAGATCTTCTCGTCCATCACTCCGGTGTTCGACGCGGAGCGCTTCGGCATCAAGGTGGTGGCCTCGCCCCGCCATGCCGACATCCTGCTGTTCACCGGGGCGGTGACGCGCGCCATGCGGATGCCGGCGCTGCGGGCGTTCGAGGCGGCGCCCGATCCGAAGATCGTGGTGTCCTACGGCGCCTGCGGCTGCACCGGCGGCATCTTCCACGACCTCTATTGCGTCTGGGGCGGCACCGACGAGATCGTCCCGGTCGACGTCTACATCCCCGGCTGCCCGCCGACACCGGCCGCGACCATCCATGGCTTCGCCGTTGCGCTCGGCCTGCTGGACCAGAAGCTGAAGGCCGAGACCCATGTCGAGGCGGCGGGAGAGACCGCAGCCCTGCCCCACCCCGACATCCCCTATGCGCTGCGCGTCCGGCTGGAGCGCGAGGCGCGGCGCATGGCCGGCTACCGCCAAGGCCGCGACATCGTCGAGGAGTTCCTGGCCCTGCTGGAGGGGCAGGCCCACATGCCGGGATCCTTCACCCTGTCCGAGCGGCTGCTCTCCGCCATCGCCGGGGAACGCGACCCGCGCCGCGCCGAGATCGTCGGCCGGCTGGCCGACATCGTCCAACAGGCGGTGCATGGACGGCCCATCGGGGGAGATGCGGCATGA
- a CDS encoding formate hydrogenlyase maturation HycH family protein: MSTLAHADPGSVPGLRKAGGVAPEVVFYQLNAKMLERTEDIPEDARQVVYYSLAIGHHIGVFDCFKPAFRCTTAVFDRVLETLKGDEEAHRKLSGLLRFGEITVDITHARPLMAAIETVLPTAPPDVAAWLDRLRSALDAIRREPAIYLMGRRLT, from the coding sequence ATGAGTACCCTTGCACATGCCGATCCCGGCTCCGTCCCCGGCCTGCGCAAGGCCGGCGGCGTCGCACCCGAGGTGGTCTTCTACCAGCTGAACGCCAAGATGCTGGAGCGGACGGAGGACATCCCGGAGGATGCCAGGCAGGTGGTCTATTATTCGCTGGCAATCGGGCATCACATCGGCGTGTTCGATTGCTTTAAGCCGGCCTTCCGCTGCACCACCGCGGTCTTCGACCGCGTGCTGGAGACGCTGAAGGGCGACGAGGAGGCGCACCGCAAGCTGTCCGGCCTGCTGCGCTTCGGCGAGATCACCGTGGACATCACCCACGCCCGGCCGCTGATGGCGGCCATCGAGACGGTCCTGCCGACCGCCCCGCCCGACGTGGCGGCCTGGCTCGACCGTCTGCGCAGCGCCCTGGACGCCATCCGGCGCGAACCCGCGATCTATCTGATGGGGAGACGATTGACATGA